The Bacteroidales bacterium nucleotide sequence GACTCCACAAACCACGGATGCCGGTCGGAAGTATGGTTCATCACCAGGTCCATTATCACCCTGATACCCTTGTCGTGTGCCTTTGCCAGCAATTCCCTGAAATCGTCCAATGTGCCGAAAACTGGATCAATATCGCAATAATCCGAAATATCGTAGCCGCCGTCAGCCATTGGCGAACGATATACAGGCGAAAG carries:
- a CDS encoding glucohydrolase, which gives rise to MTDPVDNHWWKRAVFYHIYPKSFQDSNGDGIGDIRGIINRLDYLTTLGIDAVWLSPVYRSPMADGGYDISDYCDIDPVFGTLDDFRELLAKAHDKGIRVIMDLVMNHTSDRHPWFVES